The Beijerinckiaceae bacterium RH AL1 genome has a segment encoding these proteins:
- a CDS encoding hypothetical protein (ID:RHAL1_03087;~conserved protein of unknown function;~source:Prodigal:2.6) produces MGAGLTETDIVRLVGTVGSLLMYEFLRTGASVGELRRAVAIAASGRAPMRKLSPRMRRLVDLVSAVGQGAGAGTAA; encoded by the coding sequence ATGGGCGCGGGTTTGACGGAGACTGACATCGTGCGGCTCGTGGGCACGGTCGGCTCGCTTCTGATGTACGAGTTTCTGCGGACGGGCGCCTCGGTCGGCGAGCTGCGGCGCGCCGTCGCGATCGCCGCCAGCGGCCGTGCTCCGATGCGGAAGCTGTCGCCGCGCATGCGGCGGCTCGTCGACCTCGTCAGCGCGGTCGGGCAGGGCGCCGGAGCCGGCACCGCCGCTTGA
- a CDS encoding hypothetical protein (ID:RHAL1_03093;~conserved protein of unknown function;~source:Prodigal:2.6), whose protein sequence is MIPHPSRRTLLAGGGALFGAAMIPKVASAAGARDPRLVVLVLRGALDGLAAVGPIGDPDYVALHGQLAMRLDGPAAALPLDGFFALNPGMPNFARMVREKTGVVVHATATGYRDRSHFDGQDVLESGMPAPGFVESGWLNRALAALPAGERVGHAGALAVGATTPTILRGTAPVVGWEPQAIPGASDELARRVLDLYAHTDPKLADAMRQGLQIEKIALAGNASTDGIAMVPGKPAAARRPVGMRVAAEGATRLLAASDGPRVAALVFDGWDTHAGEGGATGRLMQLLGGLDEAFAAFETGLGEAWKQTIVVAITEFGRTARINGTAGTDHGTGTVAFLAGGAVAGGRVIADWPGLKPGQLYEARDLAPTTDLRCVLKGVLADHLGLSPAVLAQAVFPGTVTLRPMKGLIAA, encoded by the coding sequence ATGATCCCGCATCCCTCGCGACGCACGCTTCTCGCCGGCGGTGGCGCGCTCTTCGGCGCGGCAATGATCCCCAAGGTCGCCTCGGCGGCCGGCGCGCGCGACCCGCGCCTTGTCGTGCTCGTGCTGCGCGGCGCGCTCGATGGGCTCGCAGCGGTCGGCCCGATCGGCGATCCCGACTACGTCGCGCTGCACGGCCAGCTCGCGATGCGGCTCGACGGGCCGGCGGCGGCGCTGCCGCTCGACGGCTTCTTCGCGCTCAATCCGGGCATGCCGAACTTTGCGCGCATGGTGCGGGAGAAGACCGGCGTCGTCGTGCATGCGACCGCCACCGGCTACCGCGACCGCTCGCATTTCGACGGCCAGGACGTGCTCGAGAGCGGGATGCCGGCGCCGGGCTTCGTCGAGTCGGGCTGGCTCAACCGCGCGCTGGCGGCGCTGCCGGCCGGCGAGCGGGTCGGGCACGCCGGCGCCCTGGCGGTCGGCGCCACCACGCCGACGATCCTGCGCGGCACCGCGCCGGTCGTCGGATGGGAGCCGCAGGCGATCCCGGGCGCCAGCGACGAGCTCGCCCGCCGCGTGCTCGACCTTTACGCCCACACCGATCCGAAGCTCGCCGACGCGATGCGCCAGGGCCTGCAGATCGAGAAGATCGCGCTCGCGGGCAACGCGTCGACGGACGGCATCGCGATGGTGCCGGGCAAGCCGGCCGCCGCGCGGCGGCCTGTCGGGATGCGCGTCGCCGCCGAAGGCGCGACGCGCCTGCTCGCCGCGAGCGACGGGCCGCGCGTCGCGGCGCTGGTGTTCGATGGTTGGGACACCCACGCCGGCGAGGGCGGGGCGACGGGCCGGCTGATGCAGCTGCTCGGCGGGCTCGACGAGGCCTTCGCGGCCTTCGAGACGGGGCTCGGCGAGGCCTGGAAGCAGACAATCGTCGTCGCGATCACCGAGTTCGGGCGCACTGCGCGCATCAACGGCACGGCGGGCACCGACCACGGCACGGGCACCGTCGCCTTCCTCGCCGGCGGCGCTGTCGCCGGCGGGCGGGTCATCGCCGACTGGCCGGGGCTGAAGCCGGGGCAGCTCTACGAAGCGCGCGACCTCGCGCCGACGACCGACCTACGGTGCGTGCTCAAGGGCGTGCTTGCCGATCATCTCGGGTTGTCGCCCGCCGTGCTCGCGCAGGCGGTGTTCCCCGGCACGGTGACGCTGCGGCCGATGAAGGGCCTGATCGCGGCTTAG
- a CDS encoding Microcin C transport system substrate-binding protein (ID:RHAL1_03091;~source:Prodigal:2.6), which produces MTDGLSHSTRPLLSRRESLALGVGGLVLPTVLGLRPARADDFGPEAHGLSIFGDLALPPDFPHLPYVEPKAPIGGEIRLQIDGTQGNQSFLTFNTLNVFNFAGDGAAGVPASFDNLMGGNSDEPDALYGLVARAVRASSDKSRYRFLLRKEARFHDGSPLTAKDVAFSLNVLREKGHPALRLPLRDLDTAVATAPDVLDVALKPGHARDAILFIAGLPIFSAAFYARVPFDEVSLEPPLGSGSYKLGDFRQGKFVEMVRVDDYWAKDLPLNIGTGNFGKLRYEYYADRKIAFEGFKAGDFTFREEFTASVWAKGYDFPAVADGRVKKEFIKDETPNGTQGWFFNTRRDKFKDPRVRQAIAYAFDFKWTNANIMYGAYTRTVSYFQNSPMAASGTPSPEELALLEPFRAKLPPDVFGPAYVPPEGDGSGTDRSMLRKAFELLKAAGCKRDGERLLLPDGAPLEIEFLDQDPALDPHTLPFAHNLGLLGIKANLRVVDPAQYKRRTDGYDFDVVVERFGFGLTPGAAMRDFFGSNAAKTPGSRNLVGIVDPTVDALIEQAVAADTREKLTVACKCIDRVLRASHYWVPMWNKGGHNIAYWDLFSRPSRPAKYGLNAISTWWYDEAKAQKTAMRPR; this is translated from the coding sequence ATGACCGACGGACTATCGCACTCGACACGCCCGCTTCTCAGCCGCCGCGAGTCGCTCGCGCTTGGTGTCGGCGGCCTCGTCCTGCCGACCGTGCTCGGCCTGCGCCCGGCCCGCGCCGACGACTTCGGGCCCGAGGCGCACGGCCTGTCGATCTTCGGCGACCTGGCGCTGCCGCCGGACTTCCCGCACCTGCCCTATGTCGAGCCGAAGGCGCCGATCGGCGGCGAGATACGGCTGCAGATCGACGGCACGCAGGGTAACCAGAGCTTCCTCACCTTCAACACGCTGAACGTCTTCAACTTCGCCGGCGACGGCGCGGCCGGCGTTCCGGCTTCCTTCGACAACCTGATGGGCGGCAATTCCGACGAGCCGGATGCGCTCTACGGGCTCGTCGCCCGCGCGGTGCGCGCCTCGAGCGACAAGTCCCGCTACCGCTTCCTCCTGCGCAAGGAGGCGCGCTTTCACGACGGCTCGCCGCTCACCGCCAAGGACGTGGCCTTCTCGCTGAACGTGCTGCGCGAGAAGGGCCATCCCGCCCTCCGCCTGCCGCTGCGCGACCTCGACACGGCCGTCGCCACCGCGCCCGACGTGCTCGACGTCGCGCTGAAGCCCGGGCACGCACGCGATGCGATCCTGTTCATCGCCGGCCTGCCGATCTTCTCCGCCGCCTTCTACGCCAGGGTGCCGTTCGACGAGGTGAGCCTCGAGCCGCCGCTCGGCTCGGGCAGCTACAAGCTCGGCGACTTCCGGCAGGGCAAGTTCGTCGAGATGGTGCGCGTCGACGACTATTGGGCCAAGGACTTGCCGCTCAACATCGGCACCGGCAACTTCGGCAAGCTGCGCTACGAGTACTACGCCGATCGCAAGATCGCCTTCGAGGGCTTCAAGGCCGGCGACTTCACCTTCCGCGAGGAGTTCACGGCGTCCGTCTGGGCCAAGGGCTACGACTTTCCCGCCGTCGCCGACGGGCGGGTGAAGAAGGAGTTCATCAAGGACGAGACGCCGAACGGTACGCAGGGCTGGTTCTTCAACACGCGCCGCGACAAGTTCAAGGACCCGCGCGTCCGCCAGGCGATCGCCTATGCCTTCGATTTCAAGTGGACGAACGCCAACATCATGTACGGCGCCTACACGCGCACGGTGTCGTACTTCCAGAACTCGCCGATGGCCGCGAGCGGCACGCCCTCGCCGGAAGAGCTCGCGCTGCTGGAGCCCTTCAGGGCGAAGCTGCCGCCGGATGTGTTCGGCCCCGCGTACGTGCCGCCGGAAGGCGACGGGTCGGGCACCGATCGCTCCATGCTGCGCAAGGCCTTCGAGCTTTTGAAGGCGGCGGGGTGCAAGCGCGATGGCGAGAGGCTGCTGCTTCCCGACGGCGCGCCGCTGGAGATCGAGTTCCTCGACCAGGACCCGGCGCTCGATCCGCACACCTTGCCCTTCGCGCACAACCTCGGCCTGCTCGGCATCAAGGCGAACCTGCGCGTCGTCGATCCCGCCCAGTACAAGCGCCGCACCGACGGCTACGATTTCGACGTCGTCGTCGAGCGCTTCGGCTTCGGGCTGACGCCCGGTGCCGCGATGCGCGACTTCTTCGGCTCCAACGCCGCCAAGACGCCGGGCTCGCGCAATCTCGTCGGCATCGTCGATCCGACGGTCGACGCGCTGATCGAGCAGGCGGTCGCCGCCGACACCCGCGAGAAGCTGACCGTCGCCTGCAAGTGCATCGACCGCGTGCTGCGCGCCTCGCACTACTGGGTGCCGATGTGGAACAAGGGCGGCCACAACATCGCCTACTGGGACCTGTTCAGCCGGCCGTCGCGTCCCGCCAAATACGGGCTCAACGCGATCTCGACCTGGTGGTATGACGAGGCGAAGGCGCAGAAGACCGCGATGCGGCCGCGCTGA
- a CDS encoding Cytochrome c (modular protein) (ID:RHAL1_03092;~source:Prodigal:2.6) translates to MDSFTFNKIAGAVLGTCLFGMGLGLVAQAIYAPEIPKKPGYALPLPKEEASGGGQAPVEAPISVRLAKADPKKGETSAKICGACHNFQEGAGAKVGPDLWAVVDRDKASVAGFDYSSALKAKGGKWTFADLDAWLTSPSKYAPGTKMGYAGEEDPQKRADIIRYLDTLAKDPVPLPKPTPEEEKQAQGGGQTAAAGAAPAGGGDDLIKLIADTPPAKGEQAAKICGACHNFQEGAGSKIGPDLYGVVGRDKASVAGFDYSSALKAKGGKWTYEDLNTWLTNPQAYASGTKMGYAGEADIKKRAAIISYLRSLAKTPEPLPASGGEKKADAGDAAKPAAGGSQSDAGAAGGAAGGSFVKLVAEAKPEKGKSAAQICGACHNVKEGEGNKIGPDLYGVVNRDKASVKDFDYSAALKGKGGKWTYDDLNAWLTNPQAFAPGTKMGYAGEPDEKKRAAIVAYLRTLAATPAPLPDAK, encoded by the coding sequence ATGGATTCGTTTACGTTCAATAAGATCGCTGGCGCCGTGCTCGGCACCTGCCTGTTCGGGATGGGCCTCGGCCTCGTCGCGCAGGCGATCTACGCACCCGAGATTCCGAAGAAGCCCGGCTATGCGCTGCCCCTGCCGAAGGAAGAGGCCTCCGGCGGCGGCCAGGCGCCGGTCGAGGCGCCGATCTCGGTCCGCCTCGCCAAGGCCGATCCCAAGAAGGGCGAGACCTCGGCCAAGATCTGCGGCGCCTGCCACAACTTCCAGGAGGGCGCCGGCGCCAAGGTCGGTCCCGACCTCTGGGCCGTCGTCGATCGCGACAAGGCGTCGGTGGCCGGCTTCGACTACTCGTCGGCTCTGAAGGCCAAGGGCGGCAAGTGGACCTTCGCCGACCTCGACGCCTGGCTCACCTCGCCGTCGAAGTACGCGCCGGGCACCAAGATGGGCTACGCCGGCGAGGAAGACCCGCAGAAGCGCGCCGACATCATCCGCTACCTCGACACGCTCGCCAAGGACCCGGTGCCGCTGCCGAAGCCCACTCCCGAGGAGGAGAAGCAGGCGCAGGGCGGCGGCCAGACGGCGGCCGCAGGCGCCGCGCCGGCCGGTGGCGGCGACGACCTCATCAAGCTGATCGCCGACACGCCGCCCGCGAAGGGCGAGCAGGCCGCCAAGATCTGCGGCGCCTGCCACAACTTCCAGGAAGGCGCCGGCTCCAAGATCGGCCCCGATCTCTACGGCGTCGTCGGCCGCGACAAGGCTTCGGTGGCGGGCTTCGACTATTCCTCGGCGCTCAAGGCCAAGGGCGGCAAGTGGACCTACGAGGACCTCAACACGTGGCTCACCAACCCGCAGGCCTACGCCTCGGGCACGAAGATGGGCTACGCCGGCGAAGCTGACATCAAGAAGCGCGCCGCGATCATCTCCTACCTGCGCTCGCTGGCAAAGACGCCCGAGCCGCTGCCGGCTAGCGGCGGGGAGAAGAAGGCGGATGCCGGCGATGCCGCCAAGCCCGCCGCGGGCGGTTCGCAGAGCGATGCCGGCGCCGCAGGCGGAGCGGCCGGCGGCAGCTTCGTCAAGCTCGTCGCCGAGGCCAAGCCCGAGAAGGGCAAGTCGGCCGCGCAGATCTGCGGCGCCTGCCACAACGTGAAGGAAGGCGAGGGCAACAAGATCGGCCCCGACCTCTACGGCGTGGTCAATCGCGACAAGGCGTCGGTGAAGGACTTCGACTATTCCGCCGCGCTGAAGGGCAAGGGCGGCAAGTGGACCTACGACGATCTGAACGCCTGGCTCACCAACCCGCAGGCCTTCGCCCCCGGCACGAAGATGGGCTACGCTGGCGAGCCTGACGAGAAGAAGCGCGCCGCGATCGTCGCCTATCTCCGCACGCTCGCCGCGACGCCGGCGCCGCTGCCCGACGCCAAGTAA
- the yejE gene encoding putative oligopeptide transporter subunit; permease component of ABC superfamily transporter (ID:RHAL1_03089;~source:Prodigal:2.6) has translation MSDQSAVGDGIEIPQIAPGTPVATHRWLTPINRRRLTIFRRHRRGFWSLCLFLVVFAISLFAEVIANDRPIIASYKGEILFPILKDYPDEKFGGFTAFADYRTKDTADEINAHGWMLWPPIRFSYRTVNYASATPAPTPPTWALSPQQCEAAAAAQGQAGAGSKSCAGIEKDWLGTDEVDRDVLARVIYGTRASILFGLALTIVSSIIGVAAGALQGYFGGWTDLSLQRFIEVWSSLPQLYILIIISSFIAPSMISLLVILSLFSWVNLVGVVRAEFLRARNFEYVRAARALGLSNATIIVRHVLPNAMVATLTLLPFVMSGSVMALTALDFLGLGQPPGSASLGELLSEGKNHLEAPWLALAGFASTGLILSLLVFIGEGVRDAFDPRKTLA, from the coding sequence ATGTCTGATCAAAGCGCCGTCGGCGACGGCATCGAGATCCCGCAGATCGCACCCGGCACGCCTGTCGCGACGCACCGCTGGCTTACGCCGATCAACCGGCGGCGGCTCACCATCTTCCGCCGCCACAGGCGCGGGTTCTGGTCGCTCTGCCTGTTCCTCGTCGTCTTCGCGATCTCGCTCTTCGCCGAGGTGATTGCCAACGACCGTCCGATCATCGCCTCCTACAAGGGCGAGATCCTGTTCCCGATCCTGAAGGACTACCCGGACGAGAAGTTCGGCGGCTTCACCGCCTTCGCCGACTACCGGACGAAGGACACGGCCGACGAGATCAACGCGCACGGCTGGATGCTGTGGCCGCCGATCCGCTTCTCGTACCGCACCGTGAACTATGCCTCGGCGACGCCGGCGCCGACGCCGCCGACATGGGCGCTCAGCCCGCAGCAGTGCGAGGCCGCCGCCGCGGCGCAGGGGCAGGCGGGGGCGGGGTCCAAGAGCTGCGCGGGAATCGAGAAGGACTGGCTCGGCACCGACGAGGTCGACCGCGACGTGCTGGCCCGCGTGATCTACGGCACGCGCGCCTCGATCCTGTTCGGCCTGGCGCTCACCATCGTCTCGTCGATCATCGGCGTCGCGGCCGGCGCGCTGCAGGGCTACTTCGGCGGCTGGACGGACCTCTCGCTCCAGCGCTTCATCGAAGTGTGGTCGTCGCTGCCGCAGCTCTACATCCTGATCATCATCTCGTCGTTCATCGCGCCGAGCATGATCTCGCTCCTCGTGATCCTGTCGCTGTTCTCCTGGGTCAACCTCGTCGGCGTCGTCCGCGCCGAGTTCCTGCGCGCCCGCAACTTCGAGTACGTGCGGGCGGCGCGCGCGCTCGGACTCTCGAACGCCACGATCATCGTGCGGCACGTGCTGCCGAACGCCATGGTCGCGACGCTGACGCTGCTGCCCTTCGTCATGTCGGGCTCGGTGATGGCGCTGACCGCGCTCGACTTCCTCGGGCTCGGCCAGCCGCCAGGCTCTGCCTCGCTCGGCGAGCTCCTGTCGGAGGGCAAGAACCATCTTGAGGCGCCCTGGCTGGCGCTCGCCGGCTTCGCCTCGACGGGCTTGATCCTCTCGCTCCTGGTGTTCATCGGCGAGGGCGTGCGCGACGCCTTCGACCCCCGCAAGACGCTGGCGTGA
- the yejF gene encoding putative fused oligopeptide transporter subunits of ABC superfamily: ATP-binding components (ID:RHAL1_03088;~source:Prodigal:2.6), producing the protein MPDAPLLDIRDLSIAFPVARGAKAVDGISLQLEKGRTLALVGESGSGKSVTALSIPRLLPQGTRIDGKIVLAGDDITTASERRLRDLRGRAVTMVFQEPMTSLNPLHSIQRQIGEILEVHGMRGQARRRARILELLAEVGLRDPESRLGAYPHQLSGGQRQRVMIAMALANRPDLLIADEPTTALDVTVQAQILALLKDVQAAHGMAMLFITHDLGIVRTLADDVAVMQKGKIVERGPVPRIFSDPQHAYTKMLLAAEPKGAAPPADPAAKSIVEVDDLRVHFPIRKGVLRRPVGHVKAVDGISLTVREGQTVGVVGESGSGKTTLGLAILRLISSQGRIAYLGKAIDTLGFAAMRPLRRDMQVVFQDPYGSLSPRMTIADIVGEGLAIHRRDLNARQRREVVAGALAETGLDAATMDRYPHEFSGGQRQRIAIARAMVLEPRFVVLDEPTSALDMSVQAQIVDLLRALQARHGLAYLFISHDLKVVRALASDIVVMREGKVVEAGPATEVFAAPRHEYTQALFAAAFRVQATGETVLSQ; encoded by the coding sequence ATGCCCGACGCACCCCTCCTCGACATCCGCGACCTTTCGATCGCCTTCCCCGTCGCCCGCGGCGCGAAGGCGGTCGACGGCATCTCGCTGCAGCTCGAGAAGGGCCGGACGCTGGCGCTGGTCGGCGAGTCCGGCTCCGGCAAGTCGGTCACCGCGCTGTCGATCCCGCGCCTGCTGCCGCAGGGCACGCGCATCGACGGCAAGATCGTGCTTGCCGGCGACGATATCACGACGGCGAGCGAGCGGCGGCTGCGCGACCTGCGCGGGCGCGCGGTGACCATGGTCTTCCAGGAGCCGATGACCTCGCTGAACCCGCTGCACTCGATCCAGCGGCAGATCGGCGAGATCCTCGAGGTGCACGGCATGCGCGGGCAGGCCAGGCGGCGCGCCCGCATCCTCGAGCTGCTCGCCGAGGTCGGCCTGCGCGATCCGGAGAGCCGGCTCGGCGCCTACCCGCACCAGCTCTCCGGCGGCCAGCGCCAGCGCGTGATGATCGCCATGGCGCTGGCCAACCGCCCCGACCTCCTGATCGCCGACGAGCCGACGACGGCGCTCGACGTCACCGTGCAGGCGCAGATCCTCGCGCTTCTCAAGGACGTGCAGGCGGCGCACGGCATGGCGATGCTGTTCATCACGCACGACCTCGGCATCGTCCGCACCCTCGCCGACGACGTCGCGGTCATGCAGAAGGGCAAGATCGTCGAGCGTGGGCCGGTTCCGCGGATCTTTTCGGACCCGCAGCACGCCTACACGAAGATGCTGCTCGCCGCCGAGCCGAAGGGCGCCGCGCCGCCGGCCGACCCCGCCGCGAAGTCGATCGTCGAGGTCGACGACCTGCGCGTGCACTTCCCGATCCGCAAGGGCGTCCTGCGCCGCCCGGTCGGCCACGTGAAGGCGGTCGACGGCATCTCGCTGACGGTGCGCGAAGGCCAGACGGTCGGCGTCGTCGGCGAGTCGGGCTCGGGCAAGACGACGCTGGGGCTCGCCATCCTGCGGCTCATCTCGTCGCAGGGCCGCATCGCCTATCTCGGCAAGGCGATCGACACGCTCGGTTTTGCCGCCATGCGCCCGCTCCGGCGCGACATGCAGGTGGTCTTCCAGGACCCCTACGGCTCGCTGTCGCCGCGCATGACCATCGCCGACATCGTCGGCGAGGGCCTGGCGATCCACCGGCGCGACCTCAACGCGCGGCAGCGGCGCGAGGTCGTCGCCGGCGCACTCGCCGAGACGGGGCTCGATGCGGCGACGATGGACCGCTACCCGCACGAGTTTTCGGGCGGCCAGCGCCAGCGCATCGCGATCGCCCGCGCCATGGTCCTCGAGCCGCGCTTCGTCGTGCTGGACGAGCCGACCTCGGCGCTCGACATGTCGGTGCAGGCGCAGATCGTCGACCTGCTGCGCGCCCTGCAGGCGCGCCACGGGCTCGCCTACCTCTTCATCTCGCACGACCTCAAGGTCGTGCGGGCGCTGGCGAGCGACATTGTTGTCATGCGCGAAGGCAAGGTGGTCGAGGCCGGCCCGGCGACCGAGGTGTTCGCCGCGCCGCGCCACGAGTACACGCAGGCGCTGTTTGCGGCCGCGTTCCGCGTTCAGGCGACGGGCGAGACCGTCCTGTCGCAGTAG
- the yejB gene encoding putative oligopeptide transporter subunit; permease component of ABC superfamily protein (ID:RHAL1_03090;~source:Prodigal:2.6) has product MLAYVVRRLALMLPTIFGILFLTFLIMQYAPGGPVEQIISKIQEASSGGPGGESGAAMSSGSRYRGSEGLDPAFKREIEKQFGFDKPPAERFLKLLGDYGRFDFGRSFFSKVPVLDLVRQKMPVSISLGLWMTLISYLVSIPLGIRKAVSDGSTFDVATSFFVSIGFAIPAFLWGVLLATLFCGAYFPIFPLRGLTSENFAQLSLMGKIGDYLWHIAMPVTALTLGSFATITALTKNSFLDEINKAYVQTARMKGLTPNRVLYGHVFRNAMMIVIAGFPGAFVSAFFTGALVIEIIFSLDGLGRLSYDAVIARDYPIVFANIYIFALFGLVVNLISDLTYTWVDPRIDFERRDV; this is encoded by the coding sequence ATGCTCGCCTATGTCGTCCGCCGCCTTGCCCTGATGCTCCCGACGATCTTCGGGATCCTCTTCCTCACGTTCCTGATCATGCAGTATGCGCCGGGCGGCCCGGTCGAGCAGATCATCTCCAAGATCCAGGAGGCGAGCAGCGGCGGCCCCGGCGGCGAGAGCGGGGCGGCGATGTCCTCGGGCTCGCGCTACCGCGGCTCGGAGGGGCTCGATCCGGCGTTCAAGCGCGAGATCGAGAAGCAGTTCGGCTTCGACAAGCCGCCGGCCGAGCGCTTCCTCAAGCTGCTCGGCGACTACGGTCGGTTCGACTTCGGACGGTCCTTCTTCTCCAAGGTGCCGGTGCTCGATCTCGTCCGTCAGAAGATGCCGGTGTCGATCTCGCTCGGCCTGTGGATGACGCTGATCTCGTATCTCGTCTCGATCCCGCTCGGCATCCGCAAGGCGGTATCCGACGGCTCGACCTTCGACGTCGCCACGTCCTTCTTCGTGTCGATCGGCTTCGCGATTCCCGCCTTCCTGTGGGGCGTGCTGCTCGCCACGCTCTTCTGCGGCGCCTACTTCCCCATCTTCCCGCTGCGCGGGCTGACGTCGGAGAACTTTGCGCAGCTGTCGCTGATGGGCAAGATCGGCGACTACCTCTGGCACATCGCGATGCCGGTGACGGCGCTGACGCTCGGCTCGTTCGCGACCATCACGGCACTCACGAAGAACTCGTTCCTCGACGAGATCAACAAGGCCTACGTGCAGACGGCACGGATGAAAGGTCTGACGCCGAACCGTGTGCTCTACGGCCACGTGTTCCGCAACGCGATGATGATCGTTATCGCCGGCTTCCCCGGCGCCTTCGTCAGCGCGTTCTTCACCGGCGCCCTGGTGATCGAGATCATCTTCTCGCTCGACGGGCTCGGGCGGCTCTCCTACGACGCGGTGATCGCCCGCGACTACCCGATCGTCTTCGCCAACATCTACATCTTCGCGCTGTTCGGCCTCGTGGTGAACCTGATCTCCGACCTCACCTACACCTGGGTCGATCCGCGCATCGACTTCGAGCGTCGCGATGTCTGA
- a CDS encoding hypothetical protein (ID:RHAL1_03094;~conserved protein of unknown function;~source:Prodigal:2.6) produces MANAANLGLLALTRFGCGPRGDGDTRIAASDPRGFLAAELAEPGITLLEGPGLPTTAEALKQQYAYREEQQMARLAAPSAPSALAQVTAAAAQPQAGRPTTMPPPMAPAAQQMAPSAQPMTAAPAAPPPKPPNPGVLVYRDEALARIRRAIEVRAGFAERLVAFWSNHFCVSAAKGPVGRITAGAFEREAIRPHVLGRFADMLVAVESHPAMLHFLDNAQSVGPGSRAGQHGRRGLNENLGREIMELHTLGAGSGYTQADVTNLARILTGWSIVGAEGRGGEPGTFIFRENAHEPGPLQLLGRTYPDVGVAQGRAALLDIARDPRTARFIVGKLARAFVADAPPPALVDRLAVTFTETDGDLRAVSLALIDAPEAWDPAPSKMRSPWDVVIATNRLLGHLPEDPGQVLGPLKALGMELWSPPGPNGYPTADAAWATPEGMKLRLDYCALVAAKLKTPPNPSELLDRLAGGAPSPETRTAIARAESREQGLALLLMSPEMQRS; encoded by the coding sequence ATGGCCAACGCGGCCAATCTCGGACTTCTCGCCCTGACGCGGTTCGGCTGCGGGCCGCGCGGCGACGGCGACACCAGGATCGCGGCGTCCGATCCGCGCGGCTTCCTCGCGGCGGAGCTCGCCGAGCCGGGGATTACCCTGCTCGAGGGGCCCGGGCTGCCGACGACCGCCGAGGCGCTCAAGCAGCAGTACGCCTACCGGGAAGAGCAGCAGATGGCGCGGCTCGCGGCCCCATCCGCGCCCTCCGCGCTCGCCCAGGTGACGGCAGCGGCCGCCCAGCCGCAGGCCGGCCGGCCCACCACCATGCCGCCGCCAATGGCGCCTGCGGCCCAGCAGATGGCGCCCTCGGCCCAGCCGATGACCGCCGCCCCCGCAGCGCCGCCGCCCAAGCCGCCGAACCCCGGCGTGCTCGTCTATCGCGACGAGGCGCTGGCGCGCATCCGCCGGGCGATCGAGGTGCGCGCGGGCTTCGCGGAGCGCCTCGTCGCCTTCTGGTCGAATCATTTCTGCGTCTCCGCGGCCAAGGGGCCGGTCGGCCGCATCACGGCGGGCGCGTTCGAGCGCGAGGCGATCCGCCCGCATGTGCTGGGGCGCTTCGCCGACATGCTCGTCGCCGTCGAGAGTCATCCGGCGATGCTCCACTTCCTCGACAACGCGCAGTCCGTCGGGCCGGGCTCGCGCGCCGGCCAGCACGGCCGACGCGGCCTGAACGAGAACTTGGGCCGCGAGATCATGGAGTTGCATACGCTGGGCGCGGGCAGCGGTTACACCCAGGCCGACGTCACCAACCTCGCGCGCATCCTCACCGGCTGGAGCATCGTCGGCGCCGAGGGGCGCGGCGGCGAGCCCGGCACCTTCATCTTCCGCGAGAACGCGCACGAGCCGGGCCCGCTGCAGCTCCTCGGCCGCACCTATCCGGACGTGGGCGTGGCGCAGGGGCGGGCGGCGCTGCTCGATATCGCCCGCGATCCGCGCACCGCACGCTTCATCGTCGGCAAGCTCGCGCGGGCCTTCGTCGCCGATGCGCCGCCGCCGGCGCTCGTCGATCGGCTGGCGGTCACCTTCACGGAAACGGACGGCGACCTCAGGGCGGTCTCGCTGGCGCTGATCGACGCGCCCGAAGCCTGGGATCCGGCGCCATCCAAGATGCGCTCGCCCTGGGACGTCGTCATCGCGACGAACCGCCTGCTCGGGCACCTGCCCGAAGACCCGGGCCAAGTGCTCGGTCCGCTGAAGGCGCTGGGCATGGAGCTGTGGTCGCCGCCGGGCCCGAACGGCTATCCCACCGCCGACGCCGCCTGGGCGACGCCCGAAGGCATGAAGCTGCGCCTCGACTACTGCGCGCTCGTCGCCGCCAAGCTGAAGACGCCGCCGAACCCGAGCGAGCTGCTCGACCGGCTCGCCGGCGGCGCGCCCTCGCCCGAGACGCGCACCGCCATCGCGCGTGCCGAAAGCCGCGAGCAGGGCCTCGCGCTCCTCCTCATGTCGCCCGAAATGCAACGGAGCTGA